Proteins encoded together in one Glandiceps talaboti chromosome 11, keGlaTala1.1, whole genome shotgun sequence window:
- the LOC144442306 gene encoding spliceosome-associated protein CWC15 homolog: MTTAARPTFEPARGGRGKGEGDLSALSKQYSSRDLPSHTKLKYRQTGQNTQEELRERDFRKDLEERERVAAREKRGDRGGRDSSSNNKRPRIEQIPAANLDADDPIDDDDSDSDSDSSDDDDDTAALLAELNKIKKERATEQARKETEKKLEEERIRTENILSGNPLLGQQKADFKVKKRWDDDVVFKNCARGEDDKKEARFINDTLRSEFHKKFMEKYVK; encoded by the exons ATGACAACTGCTGCTAGACCAACGTTTGAACCAGCGAGAGGTGGACGTGGAAAAGGAGAAGGCGATCTCAGTGCATTGTCAAAACAGTATTCAAGCCGAGATCTGCCATCACACACTAAACTTAAATACAG ACAGACAGGTCAAAATACACAGGAAGAATTACGTGAACGTGATTTCCGTAAAGATTTGGAAGAGAGAGAACGAGTCGCAGCCAGAGAAAAGAGGGGCGATAGAGGCGGCAGAG ATTCCTCTAGTAATAACAAACGTCCACGTATAGAACAGATTCCAGCAGCTAATCTTGATGCTGATGATCCCATAGATGATGAC GATTCCGATTCCGATTCTGATtccagtgatgatgatgatgatactgcTGCATTGTTAGCAGAATTGAATAAAATCAAGAAGGAAAGAGCAACAGAACAGGCTAGAAAA gaaacagaaaaaaaacttgAAGAAGAAAGAATTAgaactgaaaatattttaagtGGGAATCCACTTCTAGGTCAACAGAAGGCTGATTTTAAAGTCAAAAAGAG GTGGGATGACGACGTTGTGTTTAAAAATTGTGCTAGAGGAGAAGATGACAAAAAAGAAGCCAGATTTATCAATGATACATTAAGATCAGAATTTCATAAAAAGTTTATGGAAAAATACGTCAAATGA